The following coding sequences lie in one Paracidovorax avenae genomic window:
- the bioD gene encoding dethiobiotin synthase — MIGCFVTGTDTGVGKTLASAGLLHALARHHARVVGMKAIAAGAEPIGPGGVLANEDVLALRATSTIQVAPALDNPVLLPDPLSPHIAARRAGTRIDIAAIVHAYGALAAQADAVVVEGAGGFHVPLSDTETGADLAQALGLPVVLVVGLRLGCLSHAALTADAIRARGLPLAGWIASRIDPAMLAAEDNIAWLRQRLQAPLLADIPHQPQPDPRATPFTLPDSWTTPSA; from the coding sequence ATGATCGGCTGCTTCGTCACCGGCACCGACACCGGCGTGGGCAAGACCCTGGCCAGCGCCGGCCTGCTGCACGCGCTCGCGCGCCACCATGCGCGCGTGGTCGGCATGAAGGCCATCGCCGCGGGCGCGGAACCCATCGGGCCCGGCGGCGTGCTCGCCAACGAGGACGTGCTCGCGCTGCGCGCCACATCCACGATCCAGGTGGCGCCCGCGCTGGACAACCCCGTGCTGCTGCCCGATCCGCTCTCGCCGCACATCGCCGCGCGGCGTGCGGGCACGCGCATCGACATCGCCGCCATCGTGCATGCCTATGGCGCGCTCGCCGCACAGGCCGATGCCGTCGTGGTGGAAGGGGCCGGCGGCTTCCACGTGCCCCTCTCGGACACGGAAACCGGCGCCGACCTGGCCCAGGCACTCGGCCTGCCCGTGGTGCTCGTCGTGGGCCTGCGCCTGGGTTGCCTCAGCCACGCGGCGCTCACGGCCGATGCCATCCGCGCGCGCGGATTGCCCCTCGCCGGCTGGATCGCCAGCCGCATCGACCCTGCCATGCTGGCCGCGGAGGACAATATCGCCTGGCTGCGCCAGCGCCTGCAGGCGCCCCTGCTCGCCGACATCCCCCACCAGCCACAGCCCGACCCGCGCGCCACGCCGTTCACGCTGCCCGACTCCTGGACCACGCCTTCCGCATGA
- the bioF gene encoding 8-amino-7-oxononanoate synthase: MTTFPFAPSWLDELPARLAELDAVHLRRRRRAVRPLQGAHLDVDGLPMLAFCSNDYLGLAGHPALTDAACAGAREFGVGSGGSPLVSGHSQANAALEADLARFVQLPRALYFYAGYATNIGIVPALVGAGDAIFSDALNHACLIDGARLSRATIHRYPHGNLAALEALLAASPARRKLVVSDAVFSMDGDVADIRTLHALCERHDALLLLDDAHGFGVLGPQGRGALAEAGLTGQRASQRVLYMATLGKAAGAAGAFVAGSEVLIEWLLQKTRSYIFATAAPALLARTLQASLGLIERGDALRAHLDARIAQLRAGLAPVLQDTHWELGTSRTAVQALVIGANDEALAAMEALRARGLWVPAIRPPTVPEGTARLRIALSAAHTEADVARLVDALADIAPTARSTLPQEAAA, encoded by the coding sequence ATGACGACCTTTCCCTTCGCCCCCTCCTGGCTCGACGAACTGCCCGCCCGCCTGGCGGAACTCGACGCCGTCCACCTGCGCCGCCGCCGGCGCGCGGTGCGGCCGCTGCAGGGTGCACACCTGGACGTGGACGGGCTGCCCATGCTGGCCTTCTGCAGCAACGACTACCTGGGGCTGGCCGGCCATCCCGCGCTCACCGATGCCGCCTGTGCGGGCGCGCGGGAATTCGGCGTGGGATCGGGCGGTTCGCCGCTGGTGAGCGGCCACAGCCAGGCCAATGCCGCGCTCGAGGCCGACCTCGCGCGCTTCGTGCAACTGCCCCGGGCGCTCTACTTCTACGCCGGCTACGCGACCAACATCGGCATCGTGCCGGCGCTCGTGGGCGCGGGCGACGCGATTTTCTCGGATGCGCTGAACCACGCCTGCCTGATCGACGGGGCACGCCTTTCTCGCGCCACCATCCACCGCTACCCCCACGGCAACCTTGCCGCGCTGGAGGCACTGCTCGCGGCCAGTCCCGCACGGCGCAAGCTCGTGGTCAGCGATGCCGTCTTCAGCATGGACGGCGACGTGGCCGACATCCGCACGCTGCATGCCCTCTGCGAGCGCCATGACGCCCTCCTGCTGCTCGACGATGCCCACGGCTTCGGCGTGCTCGGCCCGCAGGGCCGCGGCGCCCTCGCCGAGGCGGGCCTGACCGGGCAGCGGGCGTCGCAGCGCGTACTCTACATGGCCACGCTGGGCAAGGCGGCAGGCGCCGCCGGGGCCTTCGTGGCCGGCAGCGAAGTCCTCATCGAATGGCTGCTGCAGAAAACGCGCAGCTACATCTTCGCCACTGCCGCACCCGCGCTGCTGGCGCGCACGCTCCAGGCCAGCCTCGGCCTCATCGAGCGCGGGGATGCCCTGCGCGCCCATCTCGATGCCCGCATCGCGCAGCTGCGCGCGGGCCTCGCGCCCGTGCTGCAGGACACGCACTGGGAACTGGGCACGTCGCGCACGGCCGTCCAGGCGCTCGTGATCGGTGCCAACGACGAAGCTCTGGCCGCCATGGAAGCGCTGCGCGCGCGCGGCCTCTGGGTGCCCGCGATCCGGCCGCCGACGGTGCCGGAGGGCACGGCGCGGCTGCGCATCGCCCTCTCGGCAGCCCACACCGAGGCGGACGTGGCACGGCTCGTGGATGCACTGGCCGACATCGCCCCCACTGCCCGATCCACACTGCCCCAGGAGGCCGCCGCATGA
- the queE gene encoding 7-carboxy-7-deazaguanine synthase yields the protein MTYSVKEIFYTLQGEGGQAGMPAVFCRFAGCNLWSGREEDRSTAVCRFCDTDFVGTDGTLGGKYAQADALADVIAAQWPAHDADHRLVVLTGGEPLLQLDTPLIGALHARGFRIAVESNGTVAAPPGIDWLCVSPKAGTPWVQRAGQELKLVWPQPGFDLAELESTTHFEHRFLQPMDGPEQAANTGLCIAACMEQPAWRLSLQTHKLTGIR from the coding sequence ATGACCTACAGCGTCAAGGAGATCTTCTACACCCTGCAGGGCGAAGGCGGCCAGGCCGGCATGCCCGCCGTGTTCTGCCGCTTCGCCGGCTGCAACCTCTGGAGCGGACGCGAGGAAGACCGGAGCACCGCGGTGTGCCGTTTCTGCGATACCGATTTCGTCGGCACCGATGGCACGCTGGGCGGCAAGTACGCGCAGGCCGACGCTCTGGCCGACGTGATCGCCGCGCAATGGCCGGCACACGACGCCGACCACCGGCTGGTGGTGCTGACCGGCGGCGAGCCGCTGCTGCAGCTCGACACCCCGCTCATCGGCGCGCTGCACGCCCGGGGCTTCCGGATCGCGGTGGAAAGCAACGGCACCGTCGCCGCCCCGCCCGGCATCGACTGGCTCTGCGTGAGCCCCAAGGCCGGCACGCCCTGGGTGCAGCGCGCGGGCCAGGAACTCAAGCTGGTCTGGCCCCAGCCCGGCTTCGACCTTGCGGAACTCGAAAGCACCACGCACTTCGAGCACCGATTCCTGCAACCCATGGACGGGCCCGAGCAGGCCGCGAACACCGGCCTGTGCATCGCCGCCTGCATGGAGCAGCCCGCCTGGCGCCTGAGCCTGCAGACCCACAAACTCACGGGCATCCGCTGA
- a CDS encoding 6-carboxytetrahydropterin synthase has protein sequence MLFTVHQRFFFDAAHTLQREIEAEGSRRIHGHTYHAEISVTGPRHPATGMVIDLGHLRARCAQLRERLDHHLLDEVPGLGPATLENLCVFIADALGDLDPPPSRVRVWREAVGDGCVLDLARPRG, from the coding sequence ATGCTGTTCACCGTCCACCAACGCTTCTTCTTCGACGCCGCGCACACGCTGCAGCGCGAAATCGAAGCCGAAGGCAGCCGCCGCATCCACGGCCACACCTACCACGCGGAGATTTCCGTCACCGGCCCGCGCCATCCTGCCACGGGCATGGTGATCGACCTGGGCCATCTGCGCGCGCGCTGCGCCCAGCTGCGCGAGCGCCTGGACCACCACCTCCTCGACGAAGTGCCGGGCCTGGGCCCCGCCACGCTGGAGAATCTCTGCGTGTTCATCGCCGACGCGCTCGGCGACCTCGATCCGCCGCCCAGCCGGGTGCGGGTGTGGCGCGAGGCCGTCGGCGACGGCTGCGTGCTCGACCTGGCACGCCCGCGCGGCTGA
- a CDS encoding 5-carboxymethyl-2-hydroxymuconate Delta-isomerase encodes MPHLVIEYSDNLRPFPEAQVLEAVNASLTSSPEILAESDLKSRFATAERFAIGTQPAGRAFVHAQLRLLSGRTPEAKQDLAGRVGAVLREHTPRPAGVMVQLSVEIVDMDRASYVKEKL; translated from the coding sequence ATGCCCCATCTCGTCATCGAATACAGCGACAACCTGCGCCCGTTCCCCGAAGCGCAGGTGCTGGAGGCGGTCAATGCCTCTCTCACCTCCAGCCCCGAAATCCTGGCCGAATCCGACCTCAAGAGCCGCTTCGCCACCGCCGAGCGATTCGCCATCGGCACCCAGCCGGCCGGGCGCGCCTTCGTCCATGCGCAACTGCGCCTGCTCTCCGGCCGCACGCCCGAGGCCAAGCAGGACCTCGCCGGCCGTGTCGGCGCGGTCCTGCGCGAACACACGCCCAGGCCTGCCGGGGTGATGGTCCAGCTCAGCGTCGAGATCGTGGACATGGACCGTGCGTCCTACGTGAAGGAAAAGCTCTGA
- a CDS encoding chorismate-binding protein, translating into MTPSARIDFSTPLDPAAPRLRLAFAEPREVLVARSLQEVRPVLDAVDAAARRGAWCVGYLRYEAAGAFDAALVTHPADGPLAWFAVYGAPLPAGRAAGCGDLAGAGDASASVEGWSGLDRQDFDGAFGRIQQAIRDGELYQVNFTAPLRGRFEGSPAALFGALQRAQPEGYAAHIDTGGEQVLSVSPELFFDWRSGPAGGSILARPMKGTAPRGATPEADEARAEHLRTAPKERAENVMIVDLLRNDLSRIAEPHSVRVPALFRTQALPTVWQMTSDVTARTRPGLGLADVFAALFPCGSVTGAPKVQAMRTIRALEAAPRGVYCGALGVVRPDGAPGEGGISATFNVPIRTVVLRGGTAECGIGSGITSDAQADAEWDEWRHKRAFVERASQPFEVLETLALQEGAFRHRDEHLARMAGSAAHFGFPWDAGRVQACLDALAAAHPQGRWRARLLLDAAGRPRAEAFACPEVPVPVRLVLADRPFGAAHGEFVRHKTTRRTHYAAFAPAAPGVFDTVLWNEAGEITEGTFGNIAALLDGRWVTPPLDCGLLPGVGRAVALREGRLVEAVVRLEDVPRVRGWAFLNSLRGWLPAELASGS; encoded by the coding sequence ATGACCCCTTCGGCCCGCATCGATTTCTCCACGCCGCTGGACCCGGCGGCACCGCGGCTGCGCCTGGCCTTCGCGGAGCCGCGCGAGGTGCTGGTGGCCCGCTCGCTGCAGGAGGTCCGCCCCGTGCTCGATGCGGTGGACGCTGCGGCGCGGCGGGGCGCATGGTGCGTGGGCTATCTGCGCTATGAGGCGGCGGGGGCGTTCGATGCGGCGCTCGTGACGCACCCGGCCGACGGGCCGCTGGCGTGGTTCGCGGTGTATGGCGCCCCCTTGCCGGCAGGCCGAGCGGCGGGCTGCGGCGACCTGGCTGGAGCCGGCGATGCGTCCGCGTCGGTGGAGGGCTGGAGCGGACTGGACCGCCAGGACTTCGATGGGGCCTTCGGGCGCATCCAGCAGGCCATCCGCGATGGCGAACTGTACCAGGTCAATTTCACCGCGCCGCTGAGGGGCCGGTTCGAGGGCAGCCCGGCGGCATTGTTCGGGGCCCTGCAGCGCGCGCAGCCGGAGGGATACGCCGCGCACATCGATACCGGAGGCGAGCAGGTGCTGTCGGTGTCTCCAGAACTGTTCTTCGACTGGCGTTCGGGGCCCGCGGGCGGATCGATCCTGGCCCGCCCGATGAAGGGCACGGCACCGCGGGGTGCCACCCCCGAAGCGGACGAAGCCCGGGCGGAACATCTGCGCACTGCTCCCAAGGAGCGGGCCGAGAACGTGATGATCGTGGATCTGCTGCGCAACGACCTCTCGCGCATCGCCGAGCCCCACAGCGTGCGCGTGCCTGCGCTTTTCCGCACCCAGGCGCTGCCCACCGTATGGCAGATGACGTCGGACGTGACGGCCCGCACGCGGCCGGGGCTGGGCCTCGCGGACGTGTTCGCCGCGCTGTTCCCCTGCGGGTCGGTCACGGGGGCGCCCAAGGTGCAGGCGATGCGGACCATCCGCGCGCTGGAGGCTGCGCCGCGCGGGGTGTACTGCGGGGCGCTGGGCGTGGTGCGTCCCGACGGCGCGCCTGGAGAGGGCGGTATCTCGGCCACCTTCAACGTGCCGATCCGTACCGTGGTGCTGCGTGGCGGCACAGCGGAATGCGGCATCGGCAGCGGCATCACTTCCGATGCGCAGGCGGATGCCGAATGGGACGAGTGGCGCCACAAGCGGGCCTTCGTGGAGCGGGCCAGCCAGCCTTTCGAGGTGCTGGAGACGCTGGCGCTGCAGGAAGGGGCCTTCCGCCATCGGGATGAGCACCTGGCGCGCATGGCCGGGTCCGCCGCGCATTTCGGCTTTCCCTGGGATGCCGGCCGCGTGCAGGCCTGCCTGGACGCCCTGGCGGCGGCGCATCCGCAGGGCCGGTGGCGCGCGCGGCTGCTGCTGGATGCCGCCGGACGGCCACGCGCCGAAGCGTTCGCCTGCCCGGAGGTGCCGGTGCCGGTGCGGCTGGTGCTGGCGGACCGGCCTTTCGGCGCGGCGCATGGCGAGTTCGTGCGCCACAAGACCACGCGGCGCACGCACTACGCGGCCTTCGCGCCCGCCGCGCCGGGGGTGTTCGATACGGTGCTCTGGAACGAGGCGGGGGAGATCACCGAAGGCACCTTCGGCAACATCGCGGCGCTGCTGGACGGGCGCTGGGTCACGCCGCCGCTGGACTGCGGGTTGCTGCCCGGGGTGGGGCGGGCGGTCGCGCTGCGCGAGGGGCGGCTCGTGGAGGCCGTGGTCCGGCTGGAAGACGTGCCCCGCGTGCGCGGATGGGCGTTCCTGAACAGCCTGCGGGGCTGGCTGCCCGCGGAACTGGCCTCCGGTTCCTGA
- the nadA gene encoding quinolinate synthase NadA translates to MTTDTLALKPVEYEQPASEGGGVCSTRHAWARVPAEPLPAERAALKERIRALLREKNAVMVSHYYVHPDLQDLAEETGGIVSDSLEMARFGRDHAAQTLVVSGVRFMGETAKILSPEKTVLMPDLDATCSLDLGCPVDAFSAFCDAHPDRTVVVYANTSAAVKARADWLVTSSCALEIVGALHAAGHKILWAPDRHLGAYIQRETGADMLFWNGACIVHDEFKAAELEALKREHPQARVLVHPESPAEVVALADAVGSTSAILKAAREMDAREFIVATDNGMMHKLRALNPDKVFHEAPTAGNSATCKSCAHCPWMAMNGLADVARVLETGANAVHVDPALIPRARQPIDRMLAFTAALKGGQPAGALVPRIGAA, encoded by the coding sequence ATGACCACCGACACCCTCGCCCTCAAGCCCGTGGAATACGAACAGCCCGCCAGCGAGGGCGGGGGCGTGTGTTCCACCCGCCACGCCTGGGCCCGCGTGCCCGCGGAGCCCCTGCCGGCCGAACGCGCCGCGCTCAAGGAGCGCATCCGCGCGCTGCTGCGCGAGAAGAACGCGGTCATGGTGTCGCACTATTACGTGCACCCCGACCTGCAGGATCTGGCGGAGGAAACCGGCGGCATCGTCAGCGATTCGCTGGAGATGGCCCGCTTCGGGCGCGACCATGCAGCGCAGACGCTGGTCGTCTCGGGGGTGCGCTTCATGGGCGAGACGGCGAAGATACTGTCGCCCGAGAAGACCGTGCTCATGCCCGACCTGGACGCCACCTGCTCGCTGGACCTAGGGTGTCCCGTGGACGCATTCAGCGCCTTCTGCGACGCGCATCCGGACCGCACCGTGGTGGTCTATGCCAACACCAGCGCCGCGGTGAAGGCGCGGGCCGACTGGCTGGTCACGTCCAGCTGCGCGCTGGAGATCGTGGGCGCACTGCATGCGGCGGGCCACAAGATCCTGTGGGCGCCCGACCGGCACCTGGGGGCCTACATCCAGCGCGAGACCGGGGCGGACATGCTGTTCTGGAACGGTGCCTGCATCGTGCACGACGAGTTCAAGGCGGCGGAACTGGAGGCGCTCAAGCGGGAGCATCCGCAGGCCCGGGTGCTGGTGCATCCGGAGAGCCCGGCCGAGGTGGTGGCCCTGGCGGATGCGGTGGGTTCCACGAGCGCGATCCTCAAGGCAGCGCGCGAGATGGACGCGCGCGAGTTCATCGTGGCCACGGACAACGGGATGATGCACAAGCTGCGTGCGCTCAATCCGGACAAGGTGTTCCACGAGGCGCCCACGGCCGGCAACAGCGCCACCTGCAAGAGCTGCGCGCACTGCCCCTGGATGGCCATGAACGGCCTGGCCGATGTGGCGCGCGTGCTGGAGACCGGCGCGAATGCGGTCCATGTCGATCCGGCGCTGATTCCGCGGGCACGCCAGCCCATCGACCGCATGCTCGCGTTCACCGCGGCGCTCAAGGGGGGGCAGCCCGCGGGCGCCCTGGTGCCGCGCATCGGCGCGGCATGA
- the nadC gene encoding carboxylating nicotinate-nucleotide diphosphorylase yields the protein MTNLFQPAAVPTGDAQWQAVVHADVARALQEDVGAGDLTAALIDPARRARARVLAREEAVICGAPWAEAALRALDPGVRLTWHVAEGQRCTAGQVVLEIEGQARALLSAERTALNFLQLLSAVATKTRRYVDAVAGTRAQIVDTRKTLPGLRLAQKYAVRMGGGTNHRIGLHDAVLIKENHIAAAGGVTAVLQAARAAAAQAKFIEIECETLEQLDEALSAGARMVLLDNMPLPMLHDAVRLNAAHPAGPAILEISGGVTLEGLRALAETGVDRISIGTLTKDVKATDFSMRMQDPA from the coding sequence ATGACGAATTTGTTTCAGCCAGCCGCCGTCCCGACCGGCGATGCGCAGTGGCAGGCCGTGGTGCACGCCGACGTGGCCCGTGCCCTGCAGGAGGACGTGGGAGCGGGCGACCTGACCGCCGCCCTGATCGATCCGGCGCGGCGTGCGCGTGCGCGCGTGCTGGCCCGCGAAGAGGCCGTGATCTGCGGCGCCCCCTGGGCCGAGGCCGCGCTGCGTGCGCTGGATCCGGGCGTGCGCCTGACCTGGCACGTGGCCGAAGGCCAGCGCTGCACGGCCGGCCAGGTGGTGCTGGAGATCGAAGGCCAGGCGCGCGCGCTGCTGAGTGCAGAGCGCACGGCGCTCAATTTCCTGCAACTGCTGTCTGCCGTGGCCACCAAGACCCGGCGCTATGTCGATGCCGTGGCGGGCACCCGCGCGCAGATCGTGGACACGCGCAAGACCCTGCCCGGACTGCGCCTGGCGCAGAAGTACGCCGTGCGCATGGGGGGAGGCACCAACCACCGCATCGGTCTGCACGACGCGGTGCTCATCAAGGAAAACCACATCGCCGCGGCGGGAGGTGTCACGGCCGTGCTGCAAGCGGCGCGTGCCGCGGCCGCGCAGGCGAAGTTCATCGAGATCGAATGCGAGACGCTGGAGCAGCTGGACGAGGCCCTGTCGGCCGGTGCCCGCATGGTGCTGCTGGACAACATGCCGCTGCCGATGCTGCATGACGCCGTGCGCCTGAATGCCGCGCATCCCGCGGGGCCGGCCATCCTGGAGATTTCCGGGGGCGTGACGCTGGAAGGCCTGCGCGCGCTGGCCGAGACGGGCGTGGACCGCATTTCCATCGGCACGCTGACCAAGGACGTGAAGGCCACCGATTTTTCGATGCGCATGCAGGATCCGGCCTGA
- the panB gene encoding 3-methyl-2-oxobutanoate hydroxymethyltransferase, with translation MTAPTPTPANAATPYGTLPPASPLPQRRPVSLPRLAQMREAGEKITMLTAYDATFAAVADAAGVECLLVGDSLGMVCQGLPSTVGVSLDTMAYHTASVARGLHRVQGTAWLIADLPYGSYAESPEQAMRSACTLMQAGAHMVKLEGGGWTAPTVRFLVERGVPVCAHLGLTPQTVHALGGYRVQGRSDEAARALRSQANELQDAGAAMLVLEMVPATLAREVTDALPRCHTIGIGAGSGTAGQVLVLHDMLGVNLGKNPKFAHDFMAQAGSVRGAIEAYVQAVKTGQFPDDALHAW, from the coding sequence ATGACCGCGCCAACGCCGACACCCGCCAACGCCGCCACGCCCTACGGCACTCTGCCTCCCGCCTCCCCGCTGCCGCAGCGCCGCCCCGTGAGCCTGCCGCGCCTGGCGCAGATGCGCGAGGCCGGCGAGAAGATCACCATGCTGACGGCCTATGACGCCACCTTCGCCGCGGTGGCCGACGCTGCGGGAGTGGAATGCCTGCTCGTGGGCGATTCGCTGGGCATGGTCTGCCAGGGCCTGCCCAGCACCGTGGGCGTGTCCCTGGACACCATGGCCTATCACACGGCCAGCGTGGCGCGGGGCCTGCACCGGGTGCAGGGCACGGCCTGGCTGATCGCCGACCTGCCCTACGGCAGCTACGCGGAAAGTCCCGAACAGGCCATGCGCAGCGCCTGCACGCTGATGCAGGCCGGAGCCCACATGGTCAAGCTCGAAGGCGGTGGCTGGACGGCACCCACCGTCCGGTTCCTGGTCGAGCGCGGCGTGCCGGTCTGCGCGCACCTGGGCCTGACCCCTCAGACCGTGCATGCCCTGGGCGGCTACCGCGTCCAGGGCCGCAGCGACGAGGCCGCGCGCGCACTGCGCAGCCAGGCCAACGAACTGCAGGACGCGGGCGCCGCCATGCTGGTGCTCGAAATGGTGCCCGCCACCCTGGCGCGCGAGGTGACCGATGCCCTGCCGCGCTGCCACACCATCGGCATCGGCGCCGGCAGCGGCACGGCCGGCCAGGTGCTGGTGCTGCACGACATGCTGGGCGTGAACCTCGGCAAGAACCCGAAGTTCGCGCACGATTTCATGGCCCAGGCCGGCAGCGTGCGCGGCGCCATCGAAGCCTACGTGCAGGCCGTCAAGACGGGGCAATTCCCGGACGACGCACTCCACGCCTGGTGA
- the panC gene encoding pantoate--beta-alanine ligase produces MLIAHSIADLRSALASRGRPAFVPTMGNLHEGHLSLVRQAGALGDVTVASIFVNRLQFLPHEDFDSYPRTWEADRTQLEAAGCDILFAPRETDLYPQAQTFKVQPDPLLADLLEGHFRPGFFTGVCTVVMKLFSAVFGTTGGGTALFGKKDYQQLMVIRRMVEQFALPVDIVAGDTCRALDGLALSSRNGYLGPAERTQAVELSRALRTLSDAALSRPVADWPELEAAASDALRSQGWQPDYLVVRRRADLQRPDTAPEPGTLVALGAARLGSTRLIDNLEI; encoded by the coding sequence ATGCTCATCGCACACTCCATCGCCGACCTGCGCTCCGCGCTCGCCAGCCGGGGCCGCCCGGCCTTCGTCCCCACCATGGGCAACCTCCACGAAGGGCACCTGTCCCTGGTGCGGCAGGCCGGCGCGCTCGGCGACGTGACCGTCGCCAGCATCTTCGTCAACCGCCTCCAGTTCCTGCCCCACGAGGATTTCGACAGCTATCCCCGGACCTGGGAGGCCGACCGCACGCAACTGGAGGCCGCGGGCTGCGACATCCTCTTCGCCCCCCGCGAGACGGACCTCTACCCGCAGGCGCAGACTTTCAAGGTCCAGCCCGATCCGCTGCTGGCCGACCTGCTCGAAGGGCACTTCCGCCCCGGCTTCTTCACGGGCGTCTGCACCGTGGTCATGAAGCTGTTCTCCGCCGTTTTCGGCACGACCGGCGGCGGCACGGCCCTGTTCGGCAAGAAGGACTACCAGCAGTTGATGGTGATCCGCCGCATGGTGGAGCAGTTCGCCCTGCCGGTGGACATCGTCGCGGGGGATACCTGCCGCGCCCTGGACGGGCTCGCCCTCAGCTCGCGCAATGGCTACCTGGGACCTGCAGAACGCACCCAGGCGGTGGAGCTGTCGCGCGCCCTGCGGACACTGTCGGACGCCGCACTCTCCCGCCCCGTCGCCGACTGGCCCGAACTGGAGGCTGCGGCGAGCGACGCGCTGCGTAGCCAGGGCTGGCAGCCCGACTACCTCGTGGTGCGCCGCAGGGCCGACCTGCAGCGTCCCGACACCGCACCCGAGCCCGGCACGCTGGTGGCCCTGGGCGCGGCCCGGCTGGGCTCCACACGGCTCATCGACAACCTCGAAATCTGA
- a CDS encoding NAD(P)H-dependent glycerol-3-phosphate dehydrogenase, with product MKIIVFGAGAWGTAMALSAAAHPAGHAVTLWARDGGQAAAMQAARQNARYLPGIAFPPALALASGAPSAALASCQADLAIVATPMSGLRGMLEELRDATLPVAWLCKGFEAVPAGGEASSQGLMAHEICSQVAPRLRAGALSGPSFALEAAQGRPTALVAASRDAQVRELLVEAFHGPTLRVYANEDIVGVEVGGAVKNVLAIATGLCDGLDLGTNARAALITRGLAEMSRLGLALGARAETFMGLSGLGDLVLTATGDLSRNRRVGLALARGLTLDQAVESLGHVAEGVYSARTVVRRAGQLGVDMPIAQEVVALLDGRSTAPEAVARLMGRGPAAELRSC from the coding sequence ATGAAGATCATCGTGTTCGGTGCAGGCGCCTGGGGCACGGCCATGGCTCTCAGCGCTGCCGCGCACCCGGCCGGACATGCCGTGACCCTCTGGGCGCGCGATGGAGGCCAGGCCGCCGCCATGCAGGCGGCGCGCCAGAACGCCCGCTATCTTCCGGGCATCGCCTTTCCCCCGGCCCTCGCCCTCGCGAGCGGTGCGCCATCCGCGGCGCTCGCGTCCTGCCAGGCCGACCTGGCCATCGTCGCCACCCCCATGTCGGGGCTGCGCGGCATGCTGGAGGAACTGCGCGATGCGACCCTTCCCGTGGCCTGGCTGTGCAAGGGGTTCGAGGCCGTTCCCGCAGGTGGCGAGGCCTCGTCCCAGGGGCTGATGGCGCACGAGATCTGCAGCCAGGTGGCCCCGCGGTTGCGCGCAGGCGCGCTCAGCGGCCCCAGCTTCGCGCTGGAGGCGGCCCAGGGGCGGCCTACCGCGCTGGTGGCTGCCAGCCGCGATGCGCAAGTGCGTGAACTGCTCGTGGAGGCGTTCCATGGGCCCACCCTGCGCGTTTACGCCAACGAGGACATCGTGGGCGTGGAAGTGGGTGGGGCCGTGAAGAACGTGCTGGCCATCGCTACCGGGCTGTGCGATGGGCTGGATCTGGGCACGAACGCACGTGCCGCGCTCATCACCCGGGGGCTGGCCGAGATGAGCCGTCTCGGGCTCGCGCTCGGCGCGCGGGCGGAGACGTTCATGGGTCTGTCCGGACTGGGCGACCTCGTGCTGACGGCCACGGGAGACCTGTCCCGCAACCGCCGCGTGGGCCTGGCACTCGCGCGCGGGCTCACGCTCGATCAGGCAGTGGAATCGCTCGGCCATGTGGCCGAAGGGGTGTACAGCGCACGGACGGTGGTGCGTCGCGCAGGCCAGCTCGGCGTGGACATGCCGATCGCGCAGGAAGTGGTGGCGTTGCTGGATGGCCGTTCGACCGCTCCGGAGGCGGTGGCACGGCTGATGGGGCGTGGCCCCGCGGCGGAACTGCGCTCCTGCTGA
- the secB gene encoding protein-export chaperone SecB has protein sequence MSEENPVFQIQRVYLKDLSLEQPNSPQILLEQEQPNVDIQLGVEAAPVADGIFEVAVTATVQTKIKDKTVFLVEAKQAGIFEIRNIPEDQMGPIMGIACPQIVYPYLRGNIADVITRAGFPPVHLAEINFQAMYEQQQSQLASAAPTPGVTQ, from the coding sequence ATGTCCGAAGAAAATCCCGTGTTCCAGATCCAGCGCGTGTATCTGAAGGATCTGTCCCTGGAGCAGCCGAACTCGCCCCAGATCCTGCTGGAGCAGGAGCAGCCCAACGTGGACATCCAGCTGGGCGTCGAGGCGGCCCCCGTCGCCGACGGCATTTTCGAAGTGGCCGTGACGGCCACGGTGCAGACCAAGATCAAGGACAAGACGGTGTTCCTGGTCGAGGCCAAGCAGGCCGGCATCTTCGAGATCCGCAACATTCCGGAAGACCAGATGGGCCCCATCATGGGCATCGCCTGCCCGCAGATCGTGTATCCCTACCTGCGCGGCAACATCGCCGACGTGATCACGCGCGCCGGCTTCCCGCCCGTGCACCTGGCAGAGATCAACTTCCAGGCGATGTACGAGCAGCAGCAGTCGCAGCTGGCTTCGGCCGCGCCGACGCCGGGCGTCACGCAGTAA